The stretch of DNA AAGCAAAGTTAAAAAGGTTAGAAGAAATAGCGGAAAAACTTGAGCGTCAGGACATCGGTATTGAAGAATCTTTAAGCCTCTTTCAAGAAGGGATGAAATTGGGAAAGGAATGTAAAAAAATCTTAGAGGAAGTCGAGCTGAAAGTCCAAAAAGTCGTTAATGAAATTGATGATGAAATAAAAACGGAGCCCTTTGATGAGTGAGTTTAATCTGAAAAACTATCTGCTATTTTGGTCTAAGAAGGTTGATGAGTGGCTAAATAATTACATGAAGCCAAATAGTGCTTTTTCACTCGGTTTGACGGAAGCAATGAGATATTCTGTTTTTGCAGGGGGGAAAAGGCTCAGGCCTGCTCT from Deferrivibrio essentukiensis encodes:
- the xseB gene encoding exodeoxyribonuclease VII small subunit is translated as MKDNNKFEAKLKRLEEIAEKLERQDIGIEESLSLFQEGMKLGKECKKILEEVELKVQKVVNEIDDEIKTEPFDE